The Streptomyces sp. NBC_01255 genome window below encodes:
- a CDS encoding DUF2254 domain-containing protein produces the protein MGVRPSWAARFRWRQYIKASLWIVPMLGLVLGTLLAEAALAADSADWPPSGWHYSATTASGVLTAIVGAMVALLGFVVTIGVLVVQQATGTLSPRYMRLWYRDRLQKAVLATFTGTFAFAFSLLRSVESSSVPDLGVTLAGAAVAVSLVLLLVYLNRFTHRLRPVAIAELVAHLGEAVFTEGAAAIRGAAPREGGTVPSDGPVMRIRTVRGGVIQAFDVPGLVAEAGRHDCVLVVTRLIGDFVPPGTVLVEVHGGTSRPDPERVTGSVALGAERTIEQDPAFALRVLVDIAIRALSPAVNDPTTAVQVINYIEWFLHTVGGTRLPGRYVLADRGGDARLVLPGRDWDDYLQLAVCEIRDYGGSSVQICRRLRAMLDGLLDTLPPPQHSALRTELRLLQESIEREFTDPARRAIAEQADHQGIGGQ, from the coding sequence ATGGGCGTCAGGCCGTCCTGGGCGGCCAGGTTCAGGTGGCGGCAGTACATCAAGGCCAGCCTGTGGATCGTGCCGATGCTCGGGCTCGTCCTCGGCACGCTTCTTGCCGAGGCGGCCCTCGCCGCCGACAGCGCGGACTGGCCGCCGAGCGGCTGGCACTACTCCGCCACGACCGCGAGCGGCGTGCTCACCGCCATCGTGGGCGCGATGGTGGCGCTGCTCGGGTTCGTCGTCACCATCGGCGTGCTGGTGGTACAGCAGGCCACGGGAACGCTCTCCCCCCGGTACATGCGCCTGTGGTACCGGGACCGGCTGCAGAAGGCGGTTCTGGCGACCTTCACCGGGACGTTCGCGTTCGCCTTCTCCCTGTTGAGGAGTGTCGAATCCTCATCGGTCCCCGATCTCGGGGTCACCCTGGCCGGTGCGGCGGTGGCCGTCAGTCTGGTACTGCTGCTCGTCTACCTCAACCGGTTCACCCACCGCCTCCGACCGGTGGCCATCGCGGAGTTGGTCGCTCACCTGGGAGAAGCCGTCTTCACCGAGGGCGCCGCGGCGATCCGGGGCGCCGCGCCCCGCGAAGGCGGAACCGTGCCGTCGGACGGTCCGGTGATGCGCATCCGTACCGTGCGCGGCGGCGTCATCCAGGCCTTCGACGTGCCCGGTCTGGTCGCGGAGGCGGGCCGCCACGACTGCGTCCTCGTCGTGACGCGGCTGATCGGGGACTTCGTACCGCCCGGCACCGTGCTGGTGGAGGTCCATGGGGGCACGTCCAGACCCGACCCTGAGCGGGTGACCGGTTCCGTGGCCCTCGGGGCCGAGCGCACGATCGAACAGGATCCCGCCTTCGCGCTGAGAGTCCTCGTCGACATCGCGATCAGGGCTCTCTCCCCCGCGGTGAACGACCCCACGACCGCGGTGCAGGTCATCAACTACATCGAGTGGTTCCTGCACACGGTCGGCGGCACGCGGCTCCCCGGGCGTTACGTCCTGGCCGATCGCGGTGGGGACGCCCGGCTCGTGCTCCCGGGCCGGGACTGGGACGACTACCTCCAGCTCGCCGTCTGCGAGATCCGTGACTACGGAGGGTCGTCCGTGCAGATCTGCCGGAGGCTCCGGGCCATGCTCGACGGTCTGCTCGACACCCTGCCGCCACCGCAGCACTCCGCCCTGCGCACGGAGCTGCGCCTCCTGCAGGAATCGATCGAGCGGGAGTTCACCGACCCGGCCCGGCGGGCCATCGCGGAGCAGGCCGACCACCAGGGCATCGGCGGGCAGTGA
- a CDS encoding glycoside hydrolase family 15 protein encodes MEDYPLIEDHGLIGDLQTAALVTTDGTIDWFCCPRFDSPSVFGALLDRRKGGHFTVRPVADTYTTKQLYHPDTAVLVTRFMTEAGAGEVVDFMPVTGTTATDRHRLVRLLRCVRGSITFEGEFAPRFDYGRKPHELHVTEYGALFTSDDLDFAVHPVREPQDERLLRIRRGDNDDLQFTLTLRAGQQRGLVMESAPDGPPREIGLEEFERLFDETVGFWRSWLGQSTYSGRWREAVERSAVTLKLMTYAPTGALVAAPTAGLPEQLGGERNWDYRFTWIRDASFSVYALLGLGFKEEASAFINWLHDRVKQEAGQENGSGPLNIMYRVDGSADLVEETLDHWEGYRGSAPVRIGNGAASQLQLDIYGEALDSIYFTHQHGMHLDHNGWKALHTLIDWLADHWDQPDEGLWETRGGRKDFTYGRVMSWVAFDRALRIGQDDGRPAAGGRWVDARDKIYAQVFDRGWDPRKRAFVQHYDDDVLDSSLLRMSTVGFITPGDPLWKSTLDAMERELVSDSLVYRYNPEASPDGLRGSEGTFSLCTFMYVDALARAGRTDMARLVLEKMLTYANHLGLYSEEIDLTGRQLGNFPQAFTHLALIDAAITLDSMLQDTRRAGR; translated from the coding sequence ATGGAGGACTATCCCCTGATCGAGGACCACGGTCTGATCGGTGATCTGCAGACCGCGGCGCTCGTGACGACCGACGGGACGATCGACTGGTTCTGCTGCCCCCGGTTCGATTCGCCCAGCGTCTTCGGCGCTCTGCTCGACCGGCGCAAGGGCGGCCACTTCACCGTGCGGCCGGTCGCGGACACGTACACGACGAAACAGCTCTACCACCCGGACACGGCTGTTCTGGTCACGCGCTTCATGACGGAGGCCGGGGCGGGCGAGGTCGTCGACTTCATGCCGGTGACCGGGACCACCGCGACGGACCGGCACCGTCTCGTCCGTTTGCTCCGCTGCGTACGCGGCAGCATCACGTTCGAGGGGGAGTTCGCTCCGCGCTTCGACTACGGCCGCAAGCCGCACGAACTGCACGTCACCGAGTACGGCGCCCTGTTCACCTCGGACGACCTGGACTTCGCCGTCCACCCCGTTCGTGAGCCGCAGGACGAGCGCCTGCTGCGCATCCGCCGGGGAGACAACGACGACCTGCAGTTCACCTTGACCCTGCGGGCGGGGCAGCAGCGCGGCCTGGTCATGGAATCGGCCCCCGACGGGCCTCCCCGTGAGATCGGCCTGGAGGAGTTCGAGCGCCTCTTCGACGAGACCGTCGGCTTCTGGCGCTCCTGGCTGGGGCAGTCCACGTACTCAGGCCGGTGGCGGGAGGCGGTGGAACGTTCCGCCGTGACGCTGAAGCTCATGACGTACGCGCCGACCGGCGCCCTGGTCGCCGCACCCACGGCGGGCCTCCCCGAGCAGCTGGGCGGGGAGCGCAACTGGGACTACCGGTTCACCTGGATCCGTGACGCCTCCTTCTCGGTGTACGCCCTGCTGGGCCTGGGATTCAAGGAAGAGGCGTCCGCGTTCATCAACTGGCTGCACGACCGGGTGAAGCAGGAGGCAGGCCAGGAGAACGGCTCGGGACCGCTGAACATCATGTACCGGGTCGACGGCTCCGCCGACCTGGTCGAGGAGACCCTCGACCACTGGGAGGGATACCGCGGCTCCGCCCCGGTCCGCATCGGCAACGGAGCGGCGAGCCAGCTCCAGCTGGACATCTACGGTGAGGCGCTCGACAGCATCTACTTCACGCACCAGCACGGCATGCATCTCGACCACAACGGCTGGAAGGCCCTGCACACCCTGATCGACTGGTTGGCGGACCACTGGGATCAGCCCGACGAAGGGCTCTGGGAGACGCGCGGAGGCCGGAAGGACTTCACCTACGGTCGCGTCATGTCCTGGGTGGCCTTCGACCGCGCCCTGCGGATCGGCCAGGACGACGGCCGTCCCGCGGCCGGCGGACGCTGGGTCGACGCGCGGGACAAGATCTACGCGCAGGTGTTCGACCGTGGCTGGGACCCGCGGAAGCGGGCGTTCGTGCAGCACTACGACGACGACGTGCTCGACTCGTCGCTGCTGCGCATGTCGACGGTCGGCTTCATCACGCCGGGCGACCCCCTGTGGAAGTCCACTCTGGACGCGATGGAGCGTGAACTGGTCAGCGACAGCCTCGTCTACCGCTACAACCCCGAGGCGTCCCCCGACGGACTGCGCGGCTCCGAGGGAACCTTCTCCCTGTGCACGTTCATGTACGTCGACGCCCTGGCCCGGGCCGGACGCACCGACATGGCCAGGCTGGTGCTGGAGAAGATGCTCACGTACGCCAACCACCTGGGGTTGTACTCCGAGGAGATCGATCTGACGGGACGACAGCTGGGCAACTTCCCCCAGGCCTTCACGCATCTGGCACTGATCGATGCCGCGATCACCCTGGACTCGATGCTTCAGGACACGCGGCGCGCCGGACGGTAG
- a CDS encoding cation:proton antiporter, which produces MTDDEILLGLALTVVLATGSQILASKLRVPALIILLPVGFAAGAITDVIHPEKLLGPDFSAMVSLAVAVILYDAGLGLDLRKLAHHTRGIVGRLLVYGVLLTFLVTGTVAPAMFDMPLRVAAMLGMILVVSGPTVVGPILDFVRPSDKVRRILIWEGTLTDPIGAILGALTFHAVASTHRIDIGRGYQLGQFMLSLAFGLAGGIVATALLWFTLRTLRLGETLGTLAQLAVVIGVSAGCDIVRDDTGLIAAIVAGLAVSNIRGFDMPARRPFLETLVQLIIGLLFVSISSTVTPASLVPVLLPSLGLIAILVLVVRPIVAFGAAARTDLSRGERAFVGWMDPRGIVAAATASAFSAGLVERGVPGAAKVLPVTFLVIVGTVLLYALTAAPVARRLGVVKAEGTRVLLVGGEPWVVDLGNALRSAGLDVLMWAGLDEERERIKRAGLELAKGDLLATAINPGARLEGVTAVFLATDDDDFNALASIVMQDNVEGPVYRVGPPHDSHGVVAPYTGGDILFGRSLVRHVLAERYGRGARFTVRPAAAPLPPEYDTLFVVRADHRLEPVTERQKTVPQEGDTVVLLGPAPTTAPR; this is translated from the coding sequence GTGACCGACGACGAGATCCTTCTCGGACTCGCCCTGACGGTGGTGCTCGCCACCGGTTCGCAGATCCTGGCGAGCAAACTGCGCGTCCCGGCCCTGATCATCCTGCTGCCCGTCGGGTTCGCCGCCGGCGCGATCACGGACGTCATCCACCCGGAGAAGCTGCTGGGCCCGGACTTCTCCGCCATGGTGTCGCTGGCCGTCGCGGTGATCCTCTACGACGCCGGTCTGGGGCTCGACCTGCGCAAGCTGGCCCACCACACCCGGGGGATCGTGGGCAGGCTGCTCGTGTACGGCGTGCTGCTCACCTTCCTCGTCACCGGGACGGTGGCACCGGCGATGTTCGACATGCCGCTGCGCGTGGCCGCGATGCTCGGCATGATCCTCGTCGTCTCCGGGCCCACGGTCGTGGGGCCGATCCTCGACTTCGTACGGCCGAGCGACAAGGTGCGGCGCATCCTGATCTGGGAAGGGACGCTGACCGACCCGATCGGTGCCATTCTCGGCGCCCTCACCTTCCACGCGGTCGCTTCGACGCACCGGATCGACATCGGTCGGGGCTACCAGCTGGGTCAGTTCATGCTCAGCCTCGCCTTCGGGCTGGCGGGCGGGATCGTGGCAACCGCTCTGCTCTGGTTCACCCTGCGCACCCTGCGACTCGGCGAGACCCTGGGCACCCTGGCCCAGCTCGCCGTCGTGATCGGCGTGTCCGCGGGCTGTGACATCGTGCGGGACGACACGGGGCTCATCGCCGCGATCGTGGCGGGCCTCGCCGTCTCCAACATCCGCGGCTTCGACATGCCCGCGCGCCGCCCGTTCCTGGAGACCCTGGTCCAGCTGATCATCGGGCTGCTGTTCGTCTCCATCTCCTCCACGGTCACCCCGGCGTCGCTGGTGCCGGTGCTCCTCCCCTCGCTCGGTCTGATCGCGATCCTCGTCCTGGTGGTCCGCCCGATCGTGGCCTTCGGCGCCGCGGCGCGCACGGACCTCTCACGCGGCGAGCGTGCCTTCGTCGGATGGATGGACCCACGCGGCATCGTCGCGGCGGCGACGGCGTCGGCCTTCTCCGCGGGCCTGGTGGAACGGGGAGTGCCCGGGGCGGCGAAGGTCCTCCCCGTCACCTTCCTGGTGATCGTGGGAACCGTGCTGCTCTACGCGCTGACGGCGGCGCCCGTGGCCAGACGGCTGGGCGTCGTCAAGGCGGAGGGCACCCGCGTCCTCCTGGTGGGCGGCGAACCGTGGGTGGTCGACCTGGGCAACGCCCTGCGGTCCGCCGGCCTCGACGTACTCATGTGGGCGGGACTCGACGAGGAACGGGAACGGATCAAGCGGGCGGGCCTCGAACTGGCGAAGGGCGATCTGCTGGCCACGGCCATCAACCCCGGGGCCCGTCTGGAGGGCGTGACGGCCGTCTTCCTCGCCACGGACGACGACGACTTCAACGCGCTCGCCTCGATCGTGATGCAGGACAACGTCGAGGGCCCCGTCTACCGGGTGGGGCCGCCGCACGACAGCCACGGCGTGGTCGCTCCGTACACCGGCGGCGACATCCTCTTCGGCCGCTCCCTGGTCCGCCACGTCCTCGCGGAGCGGTACGGGCGGGGAGCCCGGTTCACGGTGCGGCCGGCCGCCGCCCCGCTGCCGCCGGAGTACGACACGCTGTTCGTGGTACGGGCGGACCACCGGCTGGAGCCCGTCACGGAGCGACAGAAGACCGTCCCTCAGGAGGGTGACACCGTCGTCCTCCTCGGGCCCGCGCCCACCACCGCACCACGCTGA
- a CDS encoding cytochrome d ubiquinol oxidase subunit II, with product MTADLIAIVLLLAVTAYACAGGTDYGAGFWDLTAGGTERGRRPRWLIDHAMAPVWEVNNVWLVFVLVVMWTGFPTLFQTVFSAMWLPLALAVVGMVLRGAGFAFRKPTRRLAGRRLFGAVFAVASLVTPFFLGAAVGGIASGRVTPGTTASADAWINPTSLVFGLVAIATTAFLGAVFLTGDARRFEAPDLVGYFRRRALGSLGVLTVLAVVTGFVTHEDSPYVWHGLTHGLGLLFVAVAGAAALATGLLLLRTPGMWLRVSAVGVVASAVLAWGMAQRPYLLPTSLTVADAAGAPATLTWLAFVTLVALVLVVPAVVFLYWLDARGELEELTDSDLRAGRKPQ from the coding sequence ATGACCGCCGACCTCATCGCCATCGTGCTGCTCCTCGCCGTGACCGCGTACGCCTGCGCCGGCGGTACGGACTACGGGGCCGGATTCTGGGACCTGACCGCCGGAGGGACGGAACGCGGCCGGCGCCCCCGGTGGCTCATCGACCACGCCATGGCTCCGGTGTGGGAGGTGAACAACGTCTGGCTCGTCTTCGTCCTCGTCGTCATGTGGACCGGCTTCCCCACCCTCTTCCAGACCGTGTTCTCCGCGATGTGGCTGCCGCTGGCCCTGGCGGTGGTGGGCATGGTCCTGCGTGGCGCCGGATTCGCCTTCCGCAAGCCCACCCGGCGGCTCGCCGGACGGCGCCTGTTCGGTGCCGTGTTCGCCGTGGCCTCGCTCGTGACGCCGTTCTTCCTCGGAGCCGCCGTCGGAGGCATCGCGTCGGGACGCGTCACGCCCGGTACGACGGCCTCGGCCGACGCCTGGATCAACCCCACCTCGCTCGTGTTCGGGCTGGTGGCGATCGCGACCACGGCCTTCCTCGGCGCGGTGTTCCTCACCGGTGACGCCCGCAGATTCGAGGCGCCCGATCTCGTCGGCTACTTCAGGCGGCGGGCACTGGGCAGTCTCGGCGTGCTGACCGTCCTGGCCGTGGTCACCGGGTTCGTCACCCATGAGGACTCCCCCTACGTGTGGCACGGCCTCACCCACGGCCTGGGACTGCTCTTCGTCGCCGTCGCCGGAGCCGCCGCACTCGCGACCGGCCTGCTGCTCCTGCGTACACCGGGCATGTGGCTGCGCGTCTCGGCGGTCGGCGTCGTCGCGTCCGCGGTCCTCGCCTGGGGCATGGCCCAGCGCCCCTACCTTCTCCCCACCTCGCTCACCGTCGCCGACGCCGCCGGCGCGCCCGCCACCCTGACGTGGCTGGCGTTCGTGACCCTCGTGGCCCTGGTGCTCGTCGTGCCGGCCGTCGTCTTCCTCTACTGGCTCGACGCCCGCGGCGAGCTGGAGGAGCTCACCGACTCCGACCTACGAGCAGGAAGGAAACCGCAGTGA
- a CDS encoding cytochrome ubiquinol oxidase subunit I: protein MSTSLHLLADAPAQLLPARELMAFTLASHIILVPLGVAFPFITLVMHYRGLRRADPTALLLARRWSAVMAVQFALGIVTGTVLSFEFGLLWPGLMGRWGDVFGIGFGVEAWAFFLEAVLIAIYLYGWRRLKPRTHFLLGLPLPFAALLGAFGILAANSWMNTPQGFSLDSAGNPVDVNVWKAIFTPMFGPQYWHFVVAMIITAGFMVAGVYAVGWLRGRRDHYHRLGFTVPFTIAAVATPVQFVLGDAIARSVFHKQPVKFAAMEIVWKTDTRVPEYLFGRLHEDGTVSGGIKIPLLDSVLAGFSPNTEVVGLTSVPADQRPTATQATIAHWAFDIMVLIGSALVLLALWYGFVWLRHRRPPASTWFYRAAACAGVASVVAVECGWIATEVGRQPWIVYENMRVAEAVTSTRAGTLWIMLGVVMVVYVLLFGTFLRILLSMRTRWRLADEQRAAGGAAPDPEADTPYGPRAAQKAAANGRTGNGRP from the coding sequence ATGTCCACCTCGCTCCACCTGCTGGCGGATGCCCCGGCCCAACTCCTGCCGGCCCGGGAACTCATGGCCTTCACGCTGGCCTCCCACATCATCCTGGTACCCCTGGGCGTCGCCTTCCCCTTCATCACCCTGGTCATGCACTACCGCGGGCTGCGCCGCGCGGACCCCACGGCCCTGCTCCTGGCGCGGCGCTGGTCGGCCGTCATGGCGGTGCAGTTCGCGCTCGGCATCGTCACGGGCACGGTGCTGTCGTTCGAGTTCGGTCTGCTCTGGCCCGGCCTGATGGGGAGGTGGGGCGATGTCTTCGGCATCGGATTCGGCGTCGAGGCCTGGGCCTTCTTCCTGGAGGCCGTGCTCATCGCGATCTATCTGTACGGGTGGCGGCGGCTGAAGCCGCGGACGCATTTCCTCCTCGGGCTGCCCCTGCCGTTCGCCGCACTGCTCGGCGCGTTCGGCATCCTGGCCGCCAATTCCTGGATGAACACGCCGCAGGGCTTCTCGCTCGACTCCGCGGGCAACCCGGTCGACGTGAACGTCTGGAAGGCGATCTTCACGCCGATGTTCGGACCGCAGTACTGGCACTTCGTCGTGGCGATGATCATCACGGCGGGCTTCATGGTGGCCGGGGTCTATGCCGTCGGCTGGCTGCGCGGCCGCCGGGACCACTACCACCGGCTCGGTTTCACCGTGCCCTTCACCATCGCCGCCGTCGCCACCCCGGTGCAGTTCGTCCTCGGCGACGCCATCGCCCGGTCGGTGTTCCACAAGCAGCCGGTGAAGTTCGCCGCGATGGAGATCGTCTGGAAGACCGACACCCGGGTACCGGAGTACCTCTTCGGGAGGCTCCACGAGGACGGCACCGTCTCGGGCGGCATCAAGATCCCGCTCCTCGACTCGGTCCTGGCCGGGTTCAGCCCGAACACCGAAGTGGTGGGACTGACCTCCGTCCCCGCGGACCAGCGCCCCACCGCGACCCAGGCGACCATCGCGCACTGGGCCTTCGACATCATGGTCCTGATCGGATCCGCGCTGGTCCTGCTCGCCCTCTGGTACGGGTTCGTCTGGTTGCGGCACCGCCGACCGCCCGCCTCGACGTGGTTCTACCGCGCGGCGGCCTGTGCGGGCGTGGCCTCCGTGGTGGCCGTCGAGTGCGGCTGGATCGCCACCGAGGTGGGACGCCAGCCCTGGATCGTGTACGAGAACATGCGGGTCGCCGAGGCGGTGACGTCGACCCGTGCCGGCACCCTGTGGATCATGCTCGGCGTGGTCATGGTGGTGTACGTCCTCCTGTTCGGTACGTTCCTCCGGATCCTGCTGTCGATGCGGACGCGCTGGCGGCTCGCGGACGAACAGCGCGCGGCGGGTGGTGCGGCACCGGATCCCGAGGCCGACACCCCCTACGGCCCACGGGCCGCGCAGAAGGCCGCCGCGAACGGTCGCACGGGGAACGGTCGCCCATGA
- a CDS encoding SDR family oxidoreductase encodes MDSTVGAPRSVIPERLLHGQKALVTGANSGIGKATAIGLGRAGADVVVNYVAGREAAEEVVREIASFGVRAAAYEADVSQEDQVVAMTARMVEEFGTIDVLVANAGLQRDARLTDMTLAQWQKVIDVNLTGQFLCAREAAKEFRRRGVVPEVSRSAGKIVCMSSVHQLIPWSGHVNYASSKGGVQMMMQTLAQELAPEKIRVNAVAPGAIKTPINRAAWETAEAREDLLRLIPYDRIGDPEDIAHAVVALASDLMDYVVGTTLYVDGGMTLFPGFATGG; translated from the coding sequence ATGGATTCCACTGTGGGGGCACCGCGGAGCGTGATCCCGGAGCGCTTGCTGCACGGCCAGAAGGCGCTGGTCACCGGCGCCAATTCGGGCATCGGCAAGGCCACGGCCATCGGTCTGGGCCGCGCGGGCGCCGACGTGGTCGTGAACTACGTGGCGGGCCGGGAGGCCGCCGAAGAGGTGGTCCGGGAGATCGCCTCGTTCGGGGTGCGCGCCGCGGCGTACGAGGCCGACGTGTCCCAGGAGGACCAGGTCGTCGCCATGACGGCGCGGATGGTCGAGGAGTTCGGCACCATCGACGTCCTCGTGGCCAACGCGGGACTGCAGCGTGACGCCCGGCTCACGGACATGACCCTCGCCCAGTGGCAGAAGGTCATCGACGTCAATCTCACCGGTCAGTTCCTGTGCGCCCGGGAGGCGGCCAAGGAGTTCCGGCGCCGGGGCGTGGTCCCGGAGGTCTCCCGCTCCGCCGGGAAGATCGTCTGTATGAGTTCGGTGCACCAGCTCATCCCCTGGTCGGGCCACGTCAACTACGCGTCCTCCAAGGGCGGGGTGCAGATGATGATGCAGACCCTGGCCCAGGAGCTGGCGCCGGAGAAGATCCGGGTGAACGCGGTCGCCCCGGGGGCGATCAAGACGCCGATCAACCGCGCTGCCTGGGAGACGGCCGAGGCGCGGGAGGACCTCCTGCGGCTCATCCCGTACGACCGGATCGGCGACCCCGAGGACATCGCGCACGCCGTCGTCGCGCTCGCCTCCGACCTCATGGACTACGTGGTGGGGACCACCCTGTACGTCGACGGCGGCATGACGCTCTTCCCGGGCTTCGCCACGGGCGGCTGA
- a CDS encoding GMC family oxidoreductase: MGDAPHYDVVIIGTGAGGGTLAHRLAPSGKRVLLVERGGYLPRERDNWDSTAVFVRGKYRAPEFWLDRNGDEFPPEVNYYVGGNTKFYGAALFRLRPEDFGEIRHHGGMSPAWPIRYEDLEPYYTQAEHLYLVHGRHGEDPGEGPVSAQYARPPVEHEPRIQQLSDDLERRGLHPFHLPIGVDLSQEDGGRAAHSSVCIRCDRVDGFPCLVRGKSDAEVICVGPALEHPNVEMVTHTQVVRLETDARGHSVSAVVGRLADGSEVRYTADVVVVSCGAVNSAALLLASANDHHPRGLANSSDVVGRFYMRHNNLALMAVSKEPNDTRFQKTLALNDWYFGADDWEFPLGGIQMLGKSDAEQIHGEAPRWAGAVTPDMPFEVLAHHAVDFWLCGEDLPLPDNRVTLDGDARIRLTLDEKNNVEGLRRLRHKLQGMLGHLGMHEHHLLSRSIYLHKGMPIGATAHQAGTVRFGTDPATSALDVDCKAHDLDNLYVVDTSFFPSIGAVNPSLTAIANALRVGDHLLARLG, from the coding sequence ATGGGCGACGCCCCTCACTACGACGTCGTCATCATCGGCACCGGCGCCGGCGGAGGCACTCTCGCCCATCGGCTCGCCCCGTCCGGCAAACGCGTCCTCCTTGTCGAACGCGGCGGCTACCTTCCGCGGGAGCGGGACAACTGGGACTCGACGGCCGTGTTCGTCCGGGGCAAGTACCGCGCGCCGGAGTTCTGGCTGGACAGGAACGGCGACGAGTTCCCGCCCGAGGTCAATTACTACGTCGGCGGCAACACCAAGTTCTACGGGGCCGCCCTCTTCCGGCTGCGTCCGGAGGACTTCGGCGAGATCCGGCATCACGGCGGCATGTCCCCGGCCTGGCCGATCCGGTACGAGGATCTGGAGCCGTACTACACGCAGGCCGAGCACCTCTACCTCGTCCACGGACGGCACGGCGAGGATCCCGGCGAAGGCCCGGTGAGCGCGCAGTACGCCCGTCCACCGGTGGAGCACGAGCCGCGCATCCAGCAGCTGAGCGACGACCTCGAGAGGCGCGGTCTGCACCCCTTCCACCTCCCGATCGGCGTCGATCTGAGCCAGGAGGACGGGGGGCGGGCCGCCCACTCCAGCGTCTGCATCCGATGCGACCGGGTCGACGGCTTTCCGTGCCTCGTGCGAGGGAAGTCCGACGCCGAGGTGATCTGTGTGGGTCCGGCCCTGGAGCACCCCAACGTCGAGATGGTCACGCACACCCAGGTGGTCCGTCTGGAGACCGACGCCCGGGGACACAGCGTCAGCGCGGTCGTCGGCCGGCTGGCGGACGGTTCGGAGGTCCGGTACACGGCGGACGTGGTGGTCGTCTCGTGCGGGGCGGTCAACTCCGCCGCGCTGCTGCTGGCCTCGGCGAACGACCACCATCCCCGTGGCCTCGCCAACAGCTCGGACGTGGTCGGCCGGTTCTACATGCGGCACAACAACCTCGCCCTGATGGCGGTGTCGAAGGAACCCAATGACACCCGGTTCCAGAAGACCCTCGCCCTCAACGACTGGTACTTCGGCGCGGACGACTGGGAGTTCCCGTTGGGCGGCATCCAGATGCTGGGCAAGTCGGATGCCGAACAGATCCACGGGGAGGCCCCCCGATGGGCCGGTGCGGTGACACCCGACATGCCGTTCGAGGTGCTGGCGCATCACGCCGTCGACTTCTGGCTGTGCGGTGAGGATCTCCCCCTGCCGGACAACCGGGTCACTCTCGACGGCGACGCCCGCATCCGTCTCACACTCGACGAGAAGAACAACGTCGAAGGCCTGAGGCGGTTGCGGCACAAGCTGCAGGGAATGCTCGGCCACCTCGGCATGCACGAGCACCACCTGCTGTCCCGCAGCATCTACCTGCACAAGGGCATGCCGATCGGTGCGACGGCGCACCAGGCGGGCACCGTCCGATTCGGCACCGACCCCGCCACCTCCGCACTTGACGTCGACTGCAAAGCCCACGACCTCGACAACCTGTACGTGGTCGACACGAGCTTCTTCCCGAGCATCGGCGCGGTCAACCCGTCCTTGACGGCCATCGCCAACGCCCTCCGGGTCGGGGACCACCTCTTGGCCCGGCTGGGTTGA
- a CDS encoding cyclase family protein, with protein MTARDFRALYERLRNQAAPPAVDGRCGALRHLTPERVAAAAAEVRTGDTVSLAAPIETVRGPDDPEPAVHRMTGPSASELGSHALHFATDRFAMNVHGDADSHLDALCHVVFDGELYGGVPARTVTADGARRLSVDVLENGIVGRGVLLDVPRLRGVPWLEPGDSVTSDDLTAAEAAQGVRVGPGDLLFVRVGHRLRRTELGPWDSAEARAGLHPTAVDFLAERHVAALGGDGNNDTAPSVVEDVAFPVHVLAIHAMGVHLMDYLRFEDLVPVCARTGRWSFLCVVAPLRLTGATGSPVNPIAVL; from the coding sequence ATGACCGCGCGCGATTTCCGGGCGCTCTACGAGCGGCTCCGGAACCAGGCGGCGCCGCCGGCCGTGGACGGCCGGTGCGGCGCGCTCCGCCATCTGACACCTGAGCGGGTGGCGGCGGCGGCCGCGGAAGTCCGCACGGGGGACACGGTGTCGCTGGCGGCTCCGATCGAGACCGTGCGAGGCCCTGACGATCCCGAGCCCGCGGTACACCGGATGACCGGGCCGAGCGCGAGCGAACTCGGCTCGCACGCGCTCCACTTCGCCACGGACCGCTTCGCCATGAACGTGCACGGCGACGCGGACAGTCATCTCGACGCCCTCTGCCATGTGGTGTTCGACGGGGAGCTCTACGGCGGGGTGCCCGCGCGTACCGTGACCGCCGACGGCGCCCGGCGGCTCTCCGTCGACGTGCTCGAGAACGGCATCGTCGGCCGGGGGGTCCTGCTGGACGTCCCGCGGCTGCGTGGCGTGCCCTGGCTGGAGCCGGGCGACTCCGTGACCTCGGACGACCTGACGGCCGCCGAGGCCGCGCAGGGGGTCCGTGTCGGACCGGGCGACCTGCTGTTCGTCAGGGTGGGACATCGCCTTCGGCGCACCGAACTCGGGCCGTGGGACTCGGCCGAGGCACGGGCGGGCCTTCACCCGACCGCCGTGGACTTCCTGGCCGAGCGCCACGTCGCGGCTCTGGGCGGCGACGGCAACAACGACACCGCGCCCAGCGTGGTGGAGGACGTCGCCTTCCCCGTGCACGTCCTGGCCATCCATGCCATGGGGGTCCACCTCATGGACTACCTGCGGTTCGAGGACCTCGTCCCGGTCTGCGCGCGGACCGGGCGCTGGAGTTTCCTGTGTGTGGTCGCCCCTCTGCGGCTGACCGGAGCCACGGGATCGCCCGTGAACCCCATAGCGGTGCTGTGA